A stretch of Calditrichota bacterium DNA encodes these proteins:
- a CDS encoding ribulose-phosphate 3-epimerase encodes MPRKNRKIAPSILSADFAKLGEQVKLVEDGGAGVIHVDVMDGHFVPNITIGPFIVKALRPVTQLPLDVHLMIENPGDYIDAFAKAGADYLTVHEEACTHLHRVIQSIKEKGVKAGIALNPHTPVSSIEEIVEDIDLILIMSVNPGFGGQKFISNALNKLRQTQQLLNDRGLNHIEVEVDGGVKIDNIKEISDAGAEIIVSGSGIYNTENPAATIQEMLKIVND; translated from the coding sequence ATGCCAAGAAAAAATAGAAAAATCGCCCCCTCCATTTTATCTGCAGATTTTGCCAAACTTGGAGAACAGGTAAAACTTGTAGAGGATGGAGGCGCCGGTGTAATTCATGTTGATGTAATGGATGGCCATTTTGTCCCAAACATCACAATCGGCCCTTTTATTGTAAAAGCATTAAGGCCTGTTACACAACTTCCTTTAGATGTTCATCTGATGATTGAAAATCCTGGTGACTATATTGATGCATTTGCCAAAGCCGGTGCAGATTATTTAACGGTTCATGAAGAAGCGTGTACTCATTTACACAGGGTTATTCAATCCATAAAAGAAAAAGGTGTAAAAGCAGGCATTGCGTTAAATCCACACACGCCTGTTTCCTCAATTGAAGAAATTGTAGAAGATATCGATCTTATTCTAATTATGTCGGTGAATCCGGGATTTGGCGGTCAGAAATTTATTTCGAATGCATTAAACAAACTTCGGCAAACTCAACAGCTTTTAAATGACCGCGGTTTAAACCACATTGAAGTTGAGGTAGATGGCGGTGTAAAAATTGATAACATAAAGGAAATCTCTGACGCCGGTGCTGAAATTATCGTTTCCGGTTCCGGGATTTATAATACTGAAAACCCGGCAGCAACAATTCAGGAAATGCTAAAAATTGTTAATGACTAA